The following coding sequences are from one Paenibacillus sp. JDR-2 window:
- the thiD gene encoding bifunctional hydroxymethylpyrimidine kinase/phosphomethylpyrimidine kinase, translating into MDEYINGNVARALTIAGSDSGGGAGIQADLKTFQELGAYGMSALTAITAQNTLGVQGVFPLAKEAVKAQIHSVGSDIGVDALKTGMLFSAEIIEEVAEAIAFFGWKKVVVDPVMIAKGGASLLQVEAVRALSRKLLPLTMIITPNIPEAEHLTGMAIRNKNDKLEAAKKLSSLGARYVLIKGGHEAGADAVDLLYDGSGYSELSGKRIVTERTHGTGCTYSAALTAGLAQGLDIEEAVRQAKAYIQAAIEDGIIVGSGHGPTNHWAYRKRGLVTK; encoded by the coding sequence ATGGACGAATACATAAACGGCAATGTAGCCCGGGCTTTGACGATTGCCGGCTCGGACAGCGGCGGCGGAGCAGGCATTCAGGCGGATTTGAAAACGTTCCAGGAGCTTGGTGCCTACGGGATGTCCGCTCTGACGGCGATTACCGCGCAAAATACGCTTGGCGTGCAAGGCGTATTCCCGCTCGCCAAGGAAGCGGTAAAGGCGCAGATTCACTCCGTCGGCAGCGATATCGGCGTTGACGCTTTAAAGACCGGCATGCTGTTTAGTGCCGAGATTATCGAGGAAGTAGCCGAGGCGATTGCTTTCTTTGGCTGGAAGAAGGTTGTGGTAGACCCGGTTATGATCGCAAAAGGCGGCGCATCGCTCCTGCAGGTAGAGGCCGTCCGGGCTTTAAGCCGCAAGCTGCTGCCGCTCACGATGATTATTACGCCAAACATTCCGGAGGCCGAACACCTGACCGGGATGGCCATCCGCAACAAGAACGACAAGCTTGAGGCGGCGAAAAAGCTGTCCAGCCTCGGCGCCCGTTATGTCCTCATTAAAGGCGGGCATGAAGCAGGAGCTGATGCGGTGGATCTGTTATACGACGGCAGCGGCTATAGCGAGCTCTCCGGGAAACGAATCGTTACCGAGCGTACGCATGGCACCGGCTGCACCTATTCGGCTGCGCTCACCGCGGGTCTCGCTCAAGGGCTTGATATCGAAGAAGCCGTTCGCCAGGCAAAAGCCTATATTCAAGCCGCCATTGAAGACGGCATTATCGTCGGCAGCGGACATGGCCCAACGAATCATTGGGCATATCGCAAGAGAGGACTAGTCACTAAATAG
- the thiO gene encoding glycine oxidase ThiO: protein MGETIVIMGGGVVGLSCAFELQKRGHQVIVLEIGRCGGQASGAAAGMLAPYSENVEGPDDFFRLCRESLRLYPSWRDEVRQISGRTFEYTDSGSLYIAYHEADRLALEGRRLWQNEHGSSGIVLEGEELFRQEPMLSHEVKAALYTPEESHVYAPDYVLALEQACRLTGVRIFEQLGSVTVDKWREDVVVTAQTGWSFTGDRLVVCSGAWARELEDVFGIRIPVYPIRGQICAYEAEVKPVQHMVFCNQGYLVAKENGTLVCGASEDVAGFDTTVTERGIERLRKWNKQAFPFLAGQEPFHRWAGLRPSTQDGFPLLGPVQESGGRVIMAAGHYRNGILLSPVTAQVVADYIDNGSRLQAFAPERFSY from the coding sequence ATGGGAGAAACGATTGTCATTATGGGCGGAGGCGTAGTTGGGCTTTCCTGCGCTTTCGAGCTGCAGAAGCGCGGGCATCAGGTTATTGTCCTGGAGATTGGCCGCTGCGGCGGGCAGGCTTCCGGCGCTGCGGCCGGGATGCTCGCACCCTACTCGGAAAATGTAGAAGGGCCGGATGATTTCTTCCGTTTGTGCCGGGAAAGCCTGCGGCTGTATCCGTCCTGGCGCGACGAGGTCCGGCAGATATCCGGCCGTACGTTCGAATATACCGATTCGGGCAGCCTCTATATTGCCTATCACGAGGCGGACCGTCTGGCGCTGGAGGGGCGTCGCCTCTGGCAGAACGAGCACGGATCAAGCGGCATTGTGCTGGAAGGGGAAGAACTGTTCCGCCAAGAGCCGATGTTGTCCCACGAGGTGAAGGCCGCTCTCTACACGCCGGAGGAAAGCCATGTCTATGCGCCGGATTACGTGTTGGCGCTTGAGCAGGCATGCCGCCTGACCGGTGTTCGAATCTTCGAGCAGTTAGGTTCGGTAACCGTTGATAAGTGGCGCGAGGATGTCGTTGTTACCGCCCAGACGGGGTGGAGCTTTACCGGCGACCGGCTGGTCGTCTGCTCCGGCGCCTGGGCACGGGAGCTTGAGGATGTATTCGGCATCCGTATTCCGGTGTACCCGATCCGCGGTCAGATTTGCGCTTATGAAGCGGAAGTAAAGCCGGTGCAGCATATGGTGTTCTGCAATCAGGGTTATTTGGTTGCAAAAGAAAACGGCACGCTTGTATGCGGGGCTTCCGAGGATGTGGCGGGCTTTGACACAACCGTTACGGAGCGGGGAATCGAGCGGCTGCGCAAGTGGAACAAGCAGGCGTTCCCGTTTCTCGCCGGGCAGGAGCCGTTTCACCGCTGGGCAGGCCTGAGGCCTTCCACGCAGGATGGATTCCCATTGCTTGGACCGGTTCAGGAATCGGGCGGCCGCGTCATTATGGCGGCGGGCCATTACCGCAACGGTATTCTTCTCAGCCCGGTTACGGCACAGGTTGTGGCCGATTATATCGATAACGGCAGCAGGCTGCAGGCGTTTGCGCCGGAACGGTTTTCCTACTAA
- a CDS encoding thiazole synthase, translated as MKKDVWHIGGHELTSRFFIGTGLFPSPYVQKEAIRESGAEVLTFAIRRINLASTEDDSILQHVEGEGFRFLPNTSGASTAEEAVRIARLAKASGLSDWIKVEISANERTLLPDPLETLKATEILVKEGFTVLPYTSDDPILCKRLEEAGAAAVMPGAAPIGTGLGILNPYNIGLIAEEAKVPIIVDAGLGSVSDVAQAMELGVSGVLMNTPVAKAKDPVGMARAMRLAIEAGRLSYLSGRISKKRYASASSGHEQFIVK; from the coding sequence ATGAAAAAGGATGTATGGCATATCGGGGGACATGAGCTCACCTCGCGGTTTTTTATCGGGACGGGATTATTCCCGAGCCCTTACGTGCAGAAGGAAGCGATCCGGGAATCGGGAGCGGAGGTGCTGACCTTTGCCATTCGCCGGATTAACCTCGCTTCAACCGAGGATGACTCGATTCTGCAGCATGTGGAAGGGGAAGGATTCCGATTCCTGCCGAATACGTCCGGCGCAAGCACGGCCGAAGAAGCCGTACGCATTGCCCGGTTGGCAAAGGCATCGGGACTCAGCGATTGGATTAAGGTCGAGATCAGCGCCAATGAGCGTACGCTGCTGCCCGATCCGCTGGAGACGCTGAAGGCAACGGAAATTCTCGTAAAGGAAGGCTTTACGGTCCTTCCTTACACTTCCGATGATCCGATCCTGTGCAAAAGGCTGGAGGAAGCGGGGGCGGCTGCCGTTATGCCGGGAGCGGCGCCTATCGGTACGGGGCTTGGTATTTTGAATCCGTATAATATCGGCCTGATCGCGGAGGAAGCGAAGGTGCCGATTATCGTGGACGCGGGCCTAGGCTCGGTCAGCGACGTGGCGCAGGCGATGGAGCTTGGCGTGTCGGGCGTTTTGATGAATACGCCGGTCGCCAAAGCGAAGGATCCGGTTGGCATGGCGCGGGCGATGAGGCTCGCGATTGAAGCGGGCCGTCTGTCGTATTTGTCCGGTCGGATCTCGAAGAAGCGTTACGCATCGGCAAGCAGCGGTCATGAGCAGTTTATTGTGAAATAA
- the thiS gene encoding sulfur carrier protein ThiS — MLLIVNGESQELDARTIGDVILHFGLEGRPVVVEADGEIIAKEQWPETEVRPQMKIELVHFVGGG, encoded by the coding sequence ATGCTGCTGATCGTTAATGGCGAGTCCCAAGAGCTGGATGCCCGCACGATCGGGGATGTCATTCTTCATTTTGGGCTGGAAGGGCGTCCGGTGGTCGTTGAAGCGGATGGCGAGATTATTGCGAAGGAACAGTGGCCGGAGACGGAAGTAAGGCCGCAGATGAAAATAGAGCTGGTTCATTTTGTAGGGGGAGGCTGA